A single region of the Cyclopterus lumpus isolate fCycLum1 chromosome 16, fCycLum1.pri, whole genome shotgun sequence genome encodes:
- the eva1ba gene encoding eva-1 homolog Ba, translating to MDVKKKEMDLLSNSLAAYAHIKANPESFGLYFVLGVCFGLVLTLCLLVIRISCKPRTNVAPATPEKKHLKDISEEDEESEDDEDEDGDDVEAPIPLPSTEIPVGNHTGQSNGTLSVNVFTSAEELERAQRLEERERIIREIWRNGQPDILGSGTGTIGRVHYY from the exons ATGgatgtgaagaaaaaagaaatggaccTCCTGAGCAACAGCTTAGCTGCGTATGCACACATCAAAG CAAACCCAGAGAGCTTCGGCCTGTACTTTGTGCTCGGAGTGTGTTTCGGCCTGGTGCTGACGCTCTGCCTCCTGGTCATCCGCATCTCCTGCAAGCCGCGGACCAACGTCGCCCCCGCCACGCCTGAGAAAAAGCACTTAAAGGACATcagcgaggaggacgaggagagcgaAGACGACGAAGATGAAGACGGGGACGATGTAGAGGCACCTATCCCTTTGCCCAGCACAGAAATCCCCGTTGGCAATCATACCGGCCAATCAAATGGGACGCTGAGTGTGAACGTATTTACTTCGGCTGAGGAGCTGGAACGGGCACAGCGACTGGAGGAGAGGGAACGAATCATACGCGAGATCTGGAGGAATGGCCAGCCTGATATCCTGGGGTCTGGAACAGGTACTATCGGAAGAGTGCATTACTACTAA
- the sh3d21 gene encoding SH3 domain-containing protein 21 isoform X2, protein MEVLVLMDFEGTVGDEITVRMGDVVKNVTKASEEGWLEGELKGKRGIFPANFATEVPVYLIGDSQREPRSIRKIKKMKQTRKCEVAFAYSPFNEDELQLDVGETLEIIREIEDGWWMGVKNGRFGAFPSNFVKEIFVSPKDSKHNEGKARPKLTDAVFNKEISQRTSVRNKTKQVVECCQVMFEFKAKADDELDLKQGDVVVILRKETEDEGWWEGELNGRCGFFPDNFVMLIPPMDSLQSGITSQPPARINNTQLPAKTEASVMEKVGPAKTKDDKPEVKDLRSNPPTKVKLPSFNKPSPPPVKGKPNKVLPKTNGDATPVSPKPLEERERDQFDGVDVQTDKLCHPTANRAKPPQRRPPSGLVTAAQAQGATDQTEPESSPNKFQTEKSPGLLKGPENLLLSIAKSDPRPPVRPAPPRVVVDAKAVTRKEEATVESLQADIKELRMALELLETRHDRDMQEVREQLRAEGSKRVALQEEVHSLRKK, encoded by the exons ATGG AGGTGCTTGTGCTGATGGACTTTGAGGGCACCGTGGGAGACGAGATCACAGTGAGGATGGGGGATGTGGTCAAAAATGTCACCAAGGCCAGCGAAGAGGGATGGCTGGAGGGGGAGCTGAAAGGAAAGAGAGGCATCTTCCCTGCTAACTTTGCCACG GAGGTGCCCGTCTATTTGATTGGGGACAGCCAGAGGGAACCACGGAGCATTAGAAAAA TAAAGAAGATGAAACAGACCAGGAAATGCGAAGTAGCGTTTGCCTACAGCCCCTTCAATGAagacgagctgcagctggatGTTGGGGAGACGCTAGAGATCATCAGAGAG ATTGAAGACGGATGGTGGATGGGGGTTAAAAATGGCAGATTTGGAGCATTTCCTTCCAATTTTGTCAAAGAAATTTTTGTGTCTCCTAAAG ACAGCAAGCACAATGAGGGCAAGGCCAGACCCAAGCTCACTGACGCAGTGTTCAACAAGGAG ATATCTCAAAGGACAAGTGTGAggaacaaaaccaaacaag TGGTGGAGTGTTGCCAAGTCATGTTTGAATTCAAGGCCAAGGCGGATGACGAGTTGGATCTGAAACAAGGAGACGTTGTTGTTATACTGAGAAAG GAAACAGAAGATGAAGGCTGGTGGGAAGGAGAGCTAAACGGACGCTGTGGCTTCTTTCCTGATAACTTCGTCATGTTGATACCACCAATGGACAGTCTGCAA TCTGGGATCACAAGCCAACCGCCTGCACGCATCAACAACACGCAACTCCCAG CAAAGACAGAGGCCTCAGTGATGGAGAAAGTTGGTCCAGCAAAGACAAAAG ATGACAAACCAGAGGTTAAGGACCTGAGAAGTAATCCTCCAACCAAAGTCAAGCTGCCATCCTTCAACAAGCCCAGTCCGCCTCCAGTCAAAGGCAAACCCAACAAGGTGTTACCCAA AACCAACGGTGATGCGACTCCTGTTTCGCCGAAAccactggaagagagagagagagaccaattTGATGGAGTGGATGTACAGACTGATAAACTCTGCCATCCCACAGCAAACAGAGCAAAACCCCCGCAGAGGAGACCCCCATCAGGCCTGGTTACGGCAGCACAA GCTCAAGGGGCCACTGACCAGACAGAACCCGAATCATCCCCAAATAAGTTCCAGACAGAGAAATCTCCTGGCTTGCTAAAG GGTCCAGAAAATCTCCTGCTATCGATTGCAAAGTCGGATCCTCGGCCTCCAGTTCGACCAGCACCTCCACGAGTAGTCGTGGATGCCAAAGCTGTGACCCGTAAAGAAGAAGCAACTGTGGAAAGCCTGCAGGCTGACATCAAAGAGCTGAGGATGGCTCTGGAGCTGCTAGAGACGCGACACGA CCGAGACATGCAGGAAGTGAGAGAACAACTGAGGGCGGAGGGAAGCAAACGAGTGGCACTGCAG GAGGAAGTACACAGTTTGAGGAAGAAATAA
- the sh3d21 gene encoding SH3 domain-containing protein 21 isoform X1, giving the protein MEVLVLMDFEGTVGDEITVRMGDVVKNVTKASEEGWLEGELKGKRGIFPANFATEVPVYLIGDSQREPRSIRKIKKMKQTRKCEVAFAYSPFNEDELQLDVGETLEIIREIEDGWWMGVKNGRFGAFPSNFVKEIFVSPKDSKHNEGKARPKLTDAVFNKEISQRTSVRNKTKQVVECCQVMFEFKAKADDELDLKQGDVVVILRKETEDEGWWEGELNGRCGFFPDNFVMLIPPMDSLQSGITSQPPARINNTQLPAKTEASVMEKVGPAKTKDDKPEVKDLRSNPPTKVKLPSFNKPSPPPVKGKPNKVLPNRTNGDATPVSPKPLEERERDQFDGVDVQTDKLCHPTANRAKPPQRRPPSGLVTAAQAQGATDQTEPESSPNKFQTEKSPGLLKGPENLLLSIAKSDPRPPVRPAPPRVVVDAKAVTRKEEATVESLQADIKELRMALELLETRHDRDMQEVREQLRAEGSKRVALQEEVHSLRKK; this is encoded by the exons ATGG AGGTGCTTGTGCTGATGGACTTTGAGGGCACCGTGGGAGACGAGATCACAGTGAGGATGGGGGATGTGGTCAAAAATGTCACCAAGGCCAGCGAAGAGGGATGGCTGGAGGGGGAGCTGAAAGGAAAGAGAGGCATCTTCCCTGCTAACTTTGCCACG GAGGTGCCCGTCTATTTGATTGGGGACAGCCAGAGGGAACCACGGAGCATTAGAAAAA TAAAGAAGATGAAACAGACCAGGAAATGCGAAGTAGCGTTTGCCTACAGCCCCTTCAATGAagacgagctgcagctggatGTTGGGGAGACGCTAGAGATCATCAGAGAG ATTGAAGACGGATGGTGGATGGGGGTTAAAAATGGCAGATTTGGAGCATTTCCTTCCAATTTTGTCAAAGAAATTTTTGTGTCTCCTAAAG ACAGCAAGCACAATGAGGGCAAGGCCAGACCCAAGCTCACTGACGCAGTGTTCAACAAGGAG ATATCTCAAAGGACAAGTGTGAggaacaaaaccaaacaag TGGTGGAGTGTTGCCAAGTCATGTTTGAATTCAAGGCCAAGGCGGATGACGAGTTGGATCTGAAACAAGGAGACGTTGTTGTTATACTGAGAAAG GAAACAGAAGATGAAGGCTGGTGGGAAGGAGAGCTAAACGGACGCTGTGGCTTCTTTCCTGATAACTTCGTCATGTTGATACCACCAATGGACAGTCTGCAA TCTGGGATCACAAGCCAACCGCCTGCACGCATCAACAACACGCAACTCCCAG CAAAGACAGAGGCCTCAGTGATGGAGAAAGTTGGTCCAGCAAAGACAAAAG ATGACAAACCAGAGGTTAAGGACCTGAGAAGTAATCCTCCAACCAAAGTCAAGCTGCCATCCTTCAACAAGCCCAGTCCGCCTCCAGTCAAAGGCAAACCCAACAAGGTGTTACCCAA CAGAACCAACGGTGATGCGACTCCTGTTTCGCCGAAAccactggaagagagagagagagaccaattTGATGGAGTGGATGTACAGACTGATAAACTCTGCCATCCCACAGCAAACAGAGCAAAACCCCCGCAGAGGAGACCCCCATCAGGCCTGGTTACGGCAGCACAA GCTCAAGGGGCCACTGACCAGACAGAACCCGAATCATCCCCAAATAAGTTCCAGACAGAGAAATCTCCTGGCTTGCTAAAG GGTCCAGAAAATCTCCTGCTATCGATTGCAAAGTCGGATCCTCGGCCTCCAGTTCGACCAGCACCTCCACGAGTAGTCGTGGATGCCAAAGCTGTGACCCGTAAAGAAGAAGCAACTGTGGAAAGCCTGCAGGCTGACATCAAAGAGCTGAGGATGGCTCTGGAGCTGCTAGAGACGCGACACGA CCGAGACATGCAGGAAGTGAGAGAACAACTGAGGGCGGAGGGAAGCAAACGAGTGGCACTGCAG GAGGAAGTACACAGTTTGAGGAAGAAATAA